The Manihot esculenta cultivar AM560-2 chromosome 8, M.esculenta_v8, whole genome shotgun sequence genomic interval tatgaaattttaataaggGGATTATGAATTTAGGGTGGGCATAAaatccaaagaaaaaaaaaacaatactcGACAATGGAAAGATAAAGAGACAACAACATTACTCAATATATACAATTAGAAAACGATGTACTAGTGTAAATGTCAGGACGCAAGGCATTAAAGGACAAACTGTATGAAATTAAACTAAGGAATTTGTGAAACAAAATCACTTCACATCCAGAAGCATAATGTGAGAGTATAATAATCGGGCATAACAATAAAGAAAACAATCTACTGCAGACTACAGAaagaataagaaagaaaattgaggaaTTGCAGCAGAACTAGAAAATGGCAGGTGATAAATTAACAGCAGCAAGTTTGAATACAGAAAGTACCATGGTCGTGGAGGAGTCGAGGAAGCTTGCGGTCAGTGAGGCGGGCATCACGGGCATCGAGCTCCACATCAGCAGCTCTTCGATCCTGCATAATTTGATCCAAATCCCTCTCATCCTCAAGTGAATCATCCAACCCTACCGATTCGTACTGGTCGTGTTCATCCATCCTCCGATAGTCACTGCATTTCATTTTCTTATCATTTAATTTCAGTCACGAACATACAGATACACATCATATTTCGACCAAACTAACAAGCATTATTGGACTATACTCACTCCAGGAAATTATCGTTATACAGgtcttctccttcttcctcctcttcGGGTTCCTCGGGCTCATCTCGGATAATTTCGGGATCGACGGAAGCCTCGTCGTCGTCGGTTAAGTTCTCGGAGGTCCGGCTGGTGTTGGGAGGGAGCTGATCTGTGTTGAAGCCAGCAGAGGTTGGCGAATCAGGAGTAGAAGGCGGGTTTCCTGAATTAGCAGAAGCCATTTCGTCCGTTAGGTTTTGGCGCAGCTGTGTTATTTCTTTTGACTGGGATCTTCTTCAGGGCACAGCTACGCTCTAATAGTCTAATTTGCCTTTGCAGAGAGGTCCTTCAGTTTTGGCGGGATGTTTTGGCGCGAAATTGACGTGGAAGTGCCAACCATTCAGATTCTCACAACGTGGCTAAGTCCATCTTCTTTCCTAATCCTGCTTGACCTTGTTTCGGTCAGAGGGCCTGGGCCCAATGTCACTTCTTTGAACCCAAACCCGTTTGGACCGGGCAAGCGTCTACATCATTTGGTTCTTTTCCGAacaaatatttatgaaaaattataataaattatattatattatatcctGTAAATAAAAACTATGAGATATTGAAAGCTgtgttatttttgtattttaaaatgCCTGTAAtttcttgattaaattttttaaatttgatcctGTATTTATTGTtgccttttttaaaatttttttattaaattaactttttttttgaaaaattttattaaattaacttaaaattttaaatttaagattaaTCTAActcaaaacttttaatttttgaaataaatctTTGATTTAAGgcgaaaataaagaaatttaacttcttgatttttttaaaaaaaatctttgattattttatatactaaaaagttaaaaataaacttaatatAATATAGAGAGGTGAATCGAATATATCAATAGAGCTTGTtgaattgtaaaaataaaaaataaaaaataaaaaatttaaatgattttttataaaattatgaatggttttaattttttaaattatattttttttattttaaaaaatgaattagtaaaaaagaaattaatattaatatccaATGATATTAAATCTTCTTTAAAGCTAAGTTCGAAATCTAATGTGCAAAAGAAATTAACATTACTGATTTCATACAGCGGTTAAGAGATGTAATATTATTCATCTTTTTCTCTATTCTTAAGTGGAATAGAACAAATCCAATTTCCAAACCTTCTATTATTATTGAATCGATAAATTTACACTGGTTTTGATTTTCACTTAATGTACATGCCATTGCCATATGAGATCTATCAAAATGCCAAGAATTATTCAAAAGGGCCATTATGCAAATGGGATCCTCCATTCAAAACTACTGGAGAAATCCAGcctaatatttaaatatcattTCTGCAAGAGCAGAAATAAGTAGCTGATACTGATAGGTAGTACATCAAAAGAACAAAAcaaatagagaaaaaaataaaaatcacagTAATCAAACGCTTCTTGCAAGCATCTCTTGAAACCTCTTGAAAGATTCCAACTTCTGCAAACGGATCTGCTTATGAAATCTCATAATGAACAAGTCAGCTACATGATCAATCTCATCTTCCAACTTGAAATCTTCTCCTTTCTCTTTAGAATTCTTCACCAAATCGATTATGGAACCTCCTGGATCATTGAaatcttcttcatcatcaaaCAGCGAATGAGTGAGATCAGGGTACTTATCATCATCACCATCATCGATCTCGTCAGCCAAGTGGGCGAAACTCGACTGCGAGTCTTCGGGCAAGCCATTGTTATAGAGAACAATAGCTTTGCTTTCGTCTTCATCCCTGTCGCAGTGGCCAAGAATGTCATGAATTTTGTTAGAGATAGAACCCAACAAAACCTTCTTACTCTTCACCAAAGAGAACATGATCAAACGAGCTTTAACTTCGCTGGTTTTGCTCTTAATAGCCATGGCCCTTGCCTTTGCAATGCAGCTCAGCAATGACACTATCTTTTTCAAGACAACAGAAGCTTTGTTCTTCATGTTTGAAATATGAAAGATAGAAGACCACAACAAACAGACTTTAGATTCAACAGCTGAAAATATGTAAAGGCAATAATGCTTAGCATGAGGGTAAGCAGAAGCCATTGAAGCTGTTTATATAGAAAAGAGAAAGCTTTACTTTTTGTTGCTTTTTATTGTGTACTTTTGGGAGTGGGATCAAGGTGGGTGGTTAAAGAGCATCAATGAAAGCTTCACAGGGTGGTAATCTATTCTTACCCAGCAATGGGTTGGCTGGGAAGCAACATAAGtttatttatcttttctttAACAGAGGATTAATAATGGAGAATGATGTGTTAGTTGCAGTAACAGGCTTGCTTTTTAACCAATAAACTATTATGAAAAACAATGTTAAATGTTAGGTTAAAAAGCAACGTGAACGGCTCTAATCAATACCAAAAAGCGAGAGGTTGATCAGTAAAGCCAGCATTGCTTTTGCCCATATAAGATCTGTGAATATTTTTGTTTTGCAGAGAGAAAACAGAATATTCTAGGGTTATAGTAGTCGATATTGCACATGCACAGTGGCAGTTGTAATATAAGCAACTCTTCAAAGAAGCTTCTTAAAAGCCAAAAGATGAAAGAATCATCGAACTTGCTGCTGATCTTCATACCCTAATTGGAAGAAAGAACACTGTATCTGAAACCTTAACACGAAATAAACCTCAATTAGTGTAAAACAGTGAGATTTATGTTTATACAAATGTAGCTATTGAAGAAAAGGGAGATAAAGCAGGAATCTTTCCCCTCTCAAAAGAACATGCAAGATCTTTTTGGTTGTCACTCACGTATAAAGCAGCATGGCTATGTTAGTCTGATAAGGAAAAGTTGATGTCTACTTAATTATTTCTTTGTTTATTATTCTTTCTTAGTGATTGTGATATCttgtcttattgaaatttctataTTGCCATTGAAATCTTGTGAGAAATATTGGTATTATTAGTCCTTTAGAAGGTAATTGTAACATTAACATCTAGGGTGAGTATTTAGTGTTTGATTCagattaaaattgaatcaaataaattgaaatttaaaatttaaatatttgtaaaatcacatcgaattaaattatagagaaattaatatgaatcgaattaatttaatttaattcaattcaattcgattctgTCAGTTGAattgtttaataaattttttatttttaacatatttttttagagttttaaagtttaattgaaatattttatttttaattagtgtGTGAGTCATGTATATTATAAAACAGTATTACTAATtattcggttcaatttgattttatcaaatttttttttatcaaaatcaaaatgaattaaaataattaaattttttaaaaattaaaatcaaactaaaaaatattatccaaatcaaatttctaaattaattgaTTGATTATTTCGATTGAACCAAATATTAAGCAACtcgattaatataatttaaaatgaaaattttaattgaattttaatactttttaaagTTAATTGATCATTATTCTCAAACTATCCTTTAcaagaaaggaagaaagaaagaaacttacctcttaaacatatagtgataaaaattattattattatataatttaaaattaaattatttttcaaataatcttAGTATAATAAATTCTTacatgaaataattttatttttttataaattattcaatatttaaaatttattagttcaaTTAATTGGATTCGCGTTGAACAAACCTATTAAAAAGATAAAGCGATCTCTCTAAatcttttaaaagtattttatacCCGTATtcgaatttaaaatttctaattgagagaaaagagattcGCGTGATTCTATTTTACCGTTGGATaggaataattttattttaaaatgaattatttttacgatttaatttaaaatatttattataattgtgCATGTAAGGGAAAGCTAAAAGAAAAACCGAGGGTAATGAAGGATAGTGGGAAAGGAAGAGAAGAGGTAGATATAAGCCAATGTATGATGAACACATAAGCACTTTAATTAATTCAAGAATATTTTCATCCAATTCACTTGAAATTTCACCCCTCTGGATGGAATTTGATTTTAGTTATAATAAACTATAAAACTAAAACTTTtagattttctttctttaaaaaaatcagTTTTTTTTAGTCAAATtcaacatataaatatatatatatataaattactaaCGAAATTCATGTGTCATCAATATTTTCCGTTGCTatttttagtgataaaattcaattaccttgtgtaattataaattataaattatattcaattaattaaaatagcATCTTAATTGGGTgtagatttaaaattattaacattcaataaaaaaattcttaataaatagaataatatatttaaaatttataattaaataacaattCAAATATGATTAGTCaaacataatattaaatttaaattaaatatagccTTAACAAACGTGTCATTTTTCCAAGATTCCAATTAGAAATTGTCAAACAAGCCAAGTTACCGTCTCAATCAGGAGTTCATTCAAGTGATTCCAATTTGAAATTGTCAAAACCTACAGAAAGAAGAAGGATTGGCAACCAATcaatgtaaaattaaaaataaacctaACTGCTACATGATATAATGAATTGATTATTGGtatttctaaatatttaaatcgaaatatatcaataaaaataaataaatgggtTGATGGTTATTTTTTAACTAacctcattttttttaaaagatattattTCATTGCTGAAAAATAGTTATAAGATCTAAGTTATTTATGGTTTCTAAATAGAAAACGTCTTGATACAGCATATAAAAGAGGCCTAACCTcagacaaaagaaagaaaatagcaTACAGACAAGGTCTATTAACCCAATTAATCCAAACTTTTTGGTCAACTCACATGTAtattctcaatttttaattttaaataattaaattaaattaaatttttaagatttattaCGATTATATTCATGATCCTAAATCAATTTTgaccaaaatttaaaaatctcacaTGTTATCTCACATgacctttttattattttttaattaattatattttttttatcttttaaataaaataatttaaattttttttgtaactTCACATTTATATTccaatctttttatttattggaCAAAATAAGCCAAACATTTTCAcaaatttacatttatatacTAATATTCAAATCTTAAAgagtaataatataattatcaaaatacacaaaagatcaATAACTGCATTCTTGATGAAAGCATCCATATAGagaaaaaaaactcaaattaatatttttttcaactataattataagaaaaatgataaaatctaaataaataaagtggcaataaagaaaaaaataggtAAGAGAGATTAGTTTGAAAAGAAATAACTATTTATCTCTTCATAATcatttttttctctaaattaaTCTCCCTTATccattatttttacttttattattttcgtTACCGTTAGtgattaatttagttttttttttctccacaTGTGTTTTAGTTAAAGATGTTCCTACTAATTTTTTGAGTgtcttgataattatttttataattatttaatattaaaatattaacatataaatataatttttttaaaaaatttagattattttatccgacaaactaaaaaaaattaaatttataaaaataattgaattattagCTATTTTTAGctaataagtaaaaaatatcaattaaaaataataaaaatattaaattagaatGGTAGagtgtaaattttaaattttagttaaaattaatttatgtttatggataaaattataataaatattaaaaatttgatttaactatttaaaattaaaaattaaaaatataaatataatttaattaagacGTTTGAATTATCAGCGTATTGAAAACTATTTGCAGGGAAAACTAAAGAGGTTAGCCCCTCTGGTCATTTCATCcatatcctttttttttaaaaaaaataaaaagatggagtccttattttattaatttaggcCATAAAAGGTTCAACCTATCAACATtcagtaaaaatttaatagtaacagaaggttattgataaatttttaaattaaaatcatcatCAATGGTTAAATTAGTCAAACATCCGCTACCGCATTTGCatccttttaaatttttatcatcttgaataaaaatctaaatataTATTGAATCCAAGTCCGCAGGGGAAACACTTATTTCAGGTTGACTTGTATCCTTAATGCCTGTTCCTGGTCGTCGTTGAAAGCTAAACTTCCTTCTGGATACACCGTACGGTACAGGTGACTATTGACCCAGCATTTGGACTTTTGATGCTTTCGTGTTCAAATGCAAATACAATTTTACTGGGCTTGGAATGGGCTTGTCGGTAGATTTCTCAGACCTCCATCTTCTATTTTCGATGCTCTTCCATTCTCGTTGGAAACAAAATGTGGAATTTGATACAGTAACAGAGCATCAATTCAATAGTAACCCATTTTTAGAAGAATCCTTTTTTCATTTCATCACAACTTTAAGCTgattattattactaaaaatCTGATATTACACGCATAGTAATGCCATTAACGTTGACTAAAACAAGGCATGAAGCTGCAATTCAGCCACCCACTATCAGTATATCTGATTTACCTCCAACTACCAGGATACCCATGCAGCCCGTAACCGTAATGGGCCGTCTCTGTTGCGTACCAGTGTGACCCTGGAATCTGCACCAATGGCGATGGACAGGGACCATGACCCACAGCAAAAGCTGGCTGTTGCAGTAGATATGGCGGTGGAGGCATAGGCGAGCTAATTCTCGGAAGAGGAGAGAGGATATCATCCAGCGAAGGGTATAAGCacttgttcggcggccgaacttgaacttgcAAAGGTGTGCAATGGAGTTTCTCGGTAGAAGTTCTAGATGGCATATTTATTTTCGGCGCCGGAGAATCATCTGGTTTCTTCTCAGCCTTCCCTCTGAGCTTATAAGAAAAATTCAAGACTCCATTAGGCTTGCCATCACTAGTTTGAACCTGATAACTGAGGAACCTGACAGGGCCATTGAACTCATCAATCAAGTCCTTTAACGGAACACGAACTTCCCCAATCGATCTGTCGCCGGAGATTACACCTGCACACCGTAAATTGAATATGAGAAATAGATGATCGTCCTGATCAGGAAGGGAGATGGATTTAAGATCAAATTTTATCATGTGATTCCACTCGGGGTTTCTGCCTCCTTCTCCGTCGACTGGGGTCTTCTGACGCTGCAGACATTGTGGCCGctcgttcttcttcttcttcttcgagtCATCATTAGAAATGGATAAAATGGATACCACTGCATAGACAGACAGCTTCTGGAAGAAATTGAAGGCTTTCAGATCTCTGCAAGAAATTAGTTTGAGTTCTAAAGAGATCGAATCCatgatattaaataaataatatcacAGCTGCTCTCTCTTTAATTCACTCAAATATAATTAGACACAAAGCACAGATGAGATAAATCAAGTCCATGGACTTAAAACCAAGTCTCCACAGTAGAAGACACGTCATTGACTGAGACCATGGACCCACGAAGGAAGGTTTTTAAtcagaattttttatttttaaaactgatTTCATCAGATTATCTAGAAAATATGGTCCCCATACTAATGTTAATTACCCTAACACAAAATTACTTGCCTAATTTCCTGcctaaaaattttcatatttaaaaatttccAACCCATTACTcataaaaataatgtttttaatttatttttcctaatttgaataatctaatatattaaacataaaaacaacacattcatatttcaaattttttaaatttaaattctattccTTATAACCTATTAAActtatattttttagatttaaattttatttttgtaattttagatAGTTTATGTCattaaattatctaatattatccataaaacacttttatttttaaaaattttaaatttatttctctaaatttaaacggtttaaatataatttcaatcatataaataaattagcaatcaaataaaataaaaagatataagTAAAAATcatcatttttaataataaaaataatatttaaattaaataatatgtaaataattttttaaaaaaatttacgatTTGGAGTTGAAAtattaaagataataaaaaattttttattgaaaaagattggagaataaaaaattaaataaatataatatgtataattaaaattacataaattaaatataatatgtataattaaaattagatatttaattttCGATACGGTTTCAATTTAGATATCCAATTTTTATTTGTGTTTATTTTTCACTAACTATTTTCAATTTGCGAGTTTAACTTATTTCAGTTTGTACGAATTTTAATgttataatagttaatattttcaaaatttattataaaaaaaatttatgagcGATAAAAGCACTAATTTTCTAAGAGTATTAAATTTTTGTGttgaaaatttttcattcaaatttctAATTTTCATTGAAAAATCTTCCCTTTCTCATTTTAATAGTATTCTATTGTAATTGTTGAGAGTTGTTGAGAGTATTTCTTTCTGAATAAAAAACTATATAAAATTGATAGTGTGTGTATTCATTTGATAGAGGTTTTAAGTAGTTATTGAAACTTAAATAGAAGTTTGAAAGGTGTATCAAACTACTTGTTGCATGTAAAGCCATTCTCTTaccttataaaataaatttagtggAGTAAAGACTCAGGAAAGTACTTAGAGGCCATGTCCGCTGAACTACTATAatctttgttttttattttcttatctttaatctcttgatttttagttttattatttatttgaaatatatGTTTACAAGTTAAAtaagaataatataaaattagtaaGAGTATAAACGAACTAAACTAGTCGTGAGTTATTTgagactcgactcgataaaaacttGATCGGATTCGGTTCGAATTCACTTTTTAAGCTCGTTTAATAAATcagtcgatcttgagcttagtAGTATTCAGTATTCAGCTCGTTTAGACTCGCGAACTCAACTCATTTTTAAGTTTATGAACAAGCTCGTGGGTTGACACGTGAAGTAAACAGACCCGTGAGGAGGATCGCGAATAAGCTCGTAAACATGCTCATTCACCAACACTAATCCCACATCGAAAGTTGAAGAGATATGGAAGATTGTGACTTCTCTATAAAACAATCATTCTATAttctttttcattagttttgaatttgagagatttcaattaaataaaaaaaatttttaatttaaaaatcttttaattaccttataatttaaattttatttttaatttaaatttatttataatttaaatgaatttgaattatattgagCTTGTTTATCATATAATCGAGCTCAAAGTCGAGTCTAAATAAGATCAAATTCGAAATTTTTGAATAGAGTTTGAGTTGACTCGTTAATATGATAAATGAGTTTATTATAAATCGAATTCAAACTGAATttgagtttaatatttattttataaatcgaATTCGAGTTTATAGATGATGCTTGAGTTGAGCTTATAAATGAAATTCGAGTTGAACtcgaacttttaaatttattttctaattgaatttaaacttattaaaattcggttcgattcgattacgGTTCTAAAAATTAGcttactaaattaatttttattttgcattGCCTTCATCTGTTCAATACATGTTTGTATgatcaattaatttcttaatattttaagaaaacttttgaaatattcattttaaattatcaCTTTTTCACACTCAATACCAAAAATTTGATAAAGTGATCCATTCACCGGGATCACTTATCTTAAAACAACATTTAttatgaattatatatataaatttattaataaattttatttttaaattaaaattaaataataaaaaatcagatatatcattaaaaaatatttttcatagaaaatatttttatataaattatttttcgcaAGCAAACCAAAATTTAATTCGTTAAATTTATATCCGTTgctaaaattattaatgatataTTGTTTTATCTAAACATTTTAGTGACAAACTAGTATTTTCAGTAACAATATTTTTTacgttgaattttatttttagtgataaatcaaaatatgatatttttttttttattttttgaatatgaatttttaatttcagagagttattcttttataaaattttgttttagattataataaaagttaattaacattactttaaatattaaaataattctttaactGATttgagtttaaataaaaaaaaataatataattaactaattaaattgaagaattttaattaaaaataaaataaaattgtaattatcAGTACAATGTAAAGAGATTTTTGGCTATAGTaatgtttttctttttatatatattatagataattataaatattatttaattatcaaaattttattaataaaaaaggtGAATATCACTAGAAGAGTAAATAAACTAGAGGTCAATAATTAAGAAGCTTATCTATTTCTGCTTCCTAGAGTTTGGGTTACTGGCATTGCCATTGGCAAGAGTTGAGACACGCTTCGAAGCTTTATCAAGCAAGTCAGAGATCCACTGAGCACCATTTGCAACGAAGTCTTTGCTCTTGATTGCCGTGCCTATACGTTCCATTCTCTGCCCAGCATAATTGACTGCTGATCTTGTTCTGTCCATCACCATTTTTCCTTTTCCTGAAAGCTTGTAATTCTCTACCCCATCTTCTGTCTTCTTCATCATTCCAACTTCACCTTTTGAAGCCACCCTTTCCGTTGCGGCTTCAGCCTTGGTTGCCGGAATAAATGTGCTCTCCTCATGCTTCTGGAAATCATAgatcatctttattaatattagaCATTTTTATCTGTCATTTAAAGTTTTATCCAAGTAACGCCTACATCTTTGAAGTTGCTAATTAGTCCAGCTTGCAAGCATACCTCAGTTTCATTTATCAAATCTGGAACTGTTATGTGAATTTGGTGACCCGCAAAGCTTGCTTCCTGCAAAAGTTTAACTTTGAGCCTGCCTGTTATGAGAACTGCGGGCAAGTTTAACGAACACTTACATTAAGGAGAAGGGCAGTCTGATATGCATATGGCTGCCTGAAAGTCACTAAAGCCCACTGCAATTGGTCTTTGTTTCTGGCAATTTAACAACCCACAAGACATCAAGCCATTGTAAgaattagaattaaataaaaagattaagaaATGAAAACAGATTATATAAACGAAGAAGTTTATTTATCTACTTGTGAAGCTGGATCTTCTCAACAGTTCCACAGTAAGAGAAGAATGTATTTAACTCGGCGACTGTCACCTTGGGAGGAACGTTGAGAACTTTAACAGTAAAATCTAACCGACCCATTATGCCTATGACAGTATCCTTCCATTAGAGTCTATCTTCTTTTATGCACACACAAATGTGGTTTGACCATTTGAATTCGTTCGATTAAAatcgaataaaataaaatttaaaattttgatatttataaaaattaaattgattttgattaaaactcaaatcgaattgaatcaatctgattcagttcggttcggttcaatttaaacttttaataatttttttaatttttacactttatttttaatattttaaaatttaattagaatattttaatcttaatatgatctaatctctctatattattgaaaataatatattattattactaatcagttcgatttgattttttcaatttttttttaatcaaaatcgaaccgaaccgaaataaccgaaatttttgaaattaaaaattaaacccaaccaaaatacataaaaaagcgaatcgaattttcaaattaattcgatttgatcgattttttcgatctaaactgaatatttcgattttttcgatttaaaccaaatactactaaattaattaatatttaaaatttaataattcgattaaattatataatattcaaatttattttcagCTCTATTAggtattttttcaaaattttaaaatattttttatatttatattctaattcGAAAATACTGGTTAAAGAAAATATTCATTACTATTTCATTTTATGTGGAGAAagtaaagaatttttttttttaataattatatagttGAAGAATAAAGTTGCCATTCACATAAGAATTGATTCTTCTTTTGAAAGTGGAAAACTTATCTAGAATTTATGCCTCAACAGAACATCCAGCGTGGATCACTACCTAGAAACAATTTTCCAgaactaaaatataataaaattaatggcTAATATAATCTCACACAAAGATGAAATTACAAGTGAATTTGATGTTGAACAACTGAAAGGTTCTCCAAATTGTGATGTCTGGATTggggattttaaaattttaattagaaaatgagaaaaatatatatatttatataaaaaaat includes:
- the LOC110621738 gene encoding uncharacterized protein LOC110621738; this translates as MASAYPHAKHYCLYIFSAVESKVCLLWSSIFHISNMKNKASVVLKKIVSLLSCIAKARAMAIKSKTSEVKARLIMFSLVKSKKVLLGSISNKIHDILGHCDRDEDESKAIVLYNNGLPEDSQSSFAHLADEIDDGDDDKYPDLTHSLFDDEEDFNDPGGSIIDLVKNSKEKGEDFKLEDEIDHVADLFIMRFHKQIRLQKLESFKRFQEMLARSV
- the LOC110620584 gene encoding protein SRC2 homolog; amino-acid sequence: MDSISLELKLISCRDLKAFNFFQKLSVYAVVSILSISNDDSKKKKKNERPQCLQRQKTPVDGEGGRNPEWNHMIKFDLKSISLPDQDDHLFLIFNLRCAGVISGDRSIGEVRVPLKDLIDEFNGPVRFLSYQVQTSDGKPNGVLNFSYKLRGKAEKKPDDSPAPKINMPSRTSTEKLHCTPLQVQVRPPNKCLYPSLDDILSPLPRISSPMPPPPYLLQQPAFAVGHGPCPSPLVQIPGSHWYATETAHYGYGLHGYPGSWR
- the LOC110621355 gene encoding protein vip1: MGRLDFTVKVLNVPPKVTVAELNTFFSYCGTVEKIQLHKNKDQLQWALVTFRQPYAYQTALLLNEASFAGHQIHITVPDLINETEKHEESTFIPATKAEAATERVASKGEVGMMKKTEDGVENYKLSGKGKMVMDRTRSAVNYAGQRMERIGTAIKSKDFVANGAQWISDLLDKASKRVSTLANGNASNPNSRKQK